Genomic DNA from Epinephelus fuscoguttatus linkage group LG14, E.fuscoguttatus.final_Chr_v1:
ATCCTTTATCCATATTTTCTGTCTGATGGTCAAACTAGCTTGGTCTGCCATGAGTAATGACTGATGACTGTGGCTGAGCCAATCAGATTTCAAGAAAAACGAGGGCCTCTTTCGTATTGGAAGAGACCGCTCTTATTTCCTCCTTCAAGAATCAAAACATAAGATTGACACCTACGTTCCCTCTGAACATcgcacagcaaacaaacaacatgggaGGGACGTGCATTGCAGTACTGACAGCTAGCAACTAGCTTGACATTCactagtctttttttttttttttttttttttttttctttgaccaCTGGGTCCGGCCCCACCAACCCACACCGGCCCACTTGGTGACCGGCCCACTTGGTGACCAGCCCATTGGGATTCGGCCGGATTACTTGTGCTAGATTAGAGTGATTATTTTAGATTTAATTAATCCTGCGTTCATGGCATTCTGCTCTATGGTAGAAGTGGGCTAACAATGTAAGACAAACTTTTAAAAGAAGTGTTAGCCCAATTTTACACAAAATATACcatattaaagctgcaagcagcgttgggcaGGACCTCTGACTCACGCCATTTTGGCCTCCAGCTCACATagacagttaaagacaaaagttttagacgattttagacccctctccactctagctcacagctgacaatttctccacatttgctcatgttaattttagaggcactagctcacttcctgttggatttaggtcagaggtgtcagtgtgtgatttgtaggtctcgatgagacgaacaagccagttttaGTTTGATCTTTTTACGACATTCCTATGGACCACACTTCGTCCGTTGGctgaggtccctaataataaacgtaccaaaaacaatagggactTTGTTCCTTGGctgaggtccctaataataaacataccttcggcgaggactgagGAGTCCTCTGCCTACACGCTCGTTCCCTaaataaatgcagcaaaaacaatactCTGCCTACGGGCTCGGTCtctaataattaataataataataaacgtaCCAGAAACACCTttagccgaggtccctaataataataataataataataaacgcaccaaaaacaataggccAAGGTCCCTAAATATACCGTATTATGTAATGGGGACTGAAATAGAATGTTAGGAATAACCTATACATCTGTTTCAAGCATGaacatcactgccctcatacttccatgcatcCCTTATGTCGGCATAGATACAACcagtagatggcactagagggcagagtcaaaagtttcacacaacaataaATGAGGTGATGGTGGAGAAATTTGTAATATTGTACCTTGAAACGGAGGCAGCATTGTAGATGGTGGTGGTCTGTGTGGCCATTATGTACATCGTGACATGGACGGAGAATTCTTGTCACTGTATTACAACTTCATTTAATTCCACCATTAGTTAAATTTCTTCATCATCTCTCATGGTCTCTTCTCGATTGAACTACACTACACTCAatcagtcagttttatttataaagcccaatatcacaaatcacaatttgcctcacagggctttacagcatacgacatccctctgtccttaggaccttgcagtggataaggaaaaactcccccccaaaaaaacctttaatggggtaaaaaatggtagaaacctcagaaagagcaactgaggagggatccctcttccaggacagacagagatggatagatgtcgtacagaacagatcaacataacatacattaacagtaatccacatgacacagtgagacagaaagagagacagagagagatgcaggacagacggtaatgataatagcttacaacaaaaTGAATtgcagtaataatattataattccagctattgtggtacaatatgttgaaagtatattaatatctgatagtatacatatgtaccaataatcatgtgtataacaacagtagaagtatgactaatgataacagcagcagtcaaTCACACaagtcacactatccaggcaccgctgtgatataagttaacctgccagacagtggagcacaaaggctccggagaagaagccaagttaaaTTGCATCCACAAACTCTGATGGTACTGTTCCATTTTgtctatctgtgtctgtatctaacattgagcataaatgagcccttaccCATCCTCCCCAAGCTCTCTGTCCTCCCCTACCTCCCCGTCCTTTGTTTGCCCCTCTTACAACCCCTGCTTCTCCGTTCATGCTCAGCAACACTGTGCACTGGGACCCTTCACATTACATGTGCTTGTGAGTGTTTAACCCTCATCCTACCAACTGGGGCATAGGCATAGAATTGGGTAGGGACGGTAGGGACACATCCCTACCAATATTCAGCCCCTTCTGTATTGTCCCTACCAGTATAAACACTGGCTGCCGGCATCCACTCAATATGGTACACAAAGGGTTAACAATTGTTGGTGTCTACCATACGTCCCGCCTCTAACCCCGCATTTCTCATCGATTGGCTCTACTATTATTTTGGTAATGTGTGATTGGTCCTCCCCAGCGGCGCTCTCTCCACTGACTTTGTGGTTGTGCGTCACCGTACAGTTCACGGCAGTTCGTGAGGGAATGACACATACATGCGCGTCACCATTAGCTCTCCACACCGGAGTGCCGAGTGTGAACGCGCGCCAGTGATCTGTGACTGTCTATGGTCCTGATATGTTGCGTGCACAGCGTACATTTCAAATTCGCATTCTACAAACAAACGTGCTGATTTcatggctgaaaaatgaaatgccAGCAGGCCCAGCACCAACAACAGTCGTTGATGAACTGGATGAAAAGGAAGACAACAGATGTGAGTCAGTTGGTTCGGTaaataagctaaaaaaaaaacacctgttgaTGTTAGGCTAACTGAATGGCGTTCCTTGGCAACTCTTTGCCAGATAATGAGATGCTAAcgagctaatactagctgagcGAAGTTTGGCAACTATTAGATAAATATTATATGCCAGAGAAAATGAAATTCCACTTCACATGCTCCATCAGCAATCATAGATGTCATGTAGTGATGACAcagttcaaattaatgtttgtagtaAGATGACATGATAGAAacagtctgaataaataaagtgtaaacactATAAATAATAGCTCCTTCAGTGACAGTCCTCAGCATCCAcggtgtgtgaaggagagactTAGGAGAATATAGGAGAGATccactgctcccagtaaaaacaccaaaactgAGTCATATTTATGTAATAGATATTGGAtgtaagtgcaacattttgcacagagttgtattataatgattttggagcatttacatttttgttgattttatttatgtttaacatgATGAAGCTGACTAACTTGTGTTGACATTATGTCTGTTCTTTAGCCTATATACATTCAGATGTTGTTTAATGAATTACACAattgtaaaacacacagtatgttttcctcaaaacaatcaaaatctaTGACTGTTGCATCTCAAATTGTCCCACTATTCACATGTCTtgaatcaatatattttttgtcagatgacaagtagtagagagactggaggagatggaggaggagaggcaggaagagagacagaaggaaatggaagagagacagaaggagatagaggagagacaggagtCTCACAGGTGAGACTGAATCGTGAAGGATATATGTTGATAGTGAGATTCAGCATTGTGACTAGAGgtaagtaaaaatattgattcatgcataatatatgtttttacccGATATCAATATCAATTCGGATCACTATTACCAACCCAACTGCAGACCACAGGCTGGAACTGAAGTTACGCCCCTTTGGAGtatactgttattattattattattattattattattattattatagtttacTGTGGACGCACTCTGTCAGTCATTTTTAAGGAGACACCAATAGACAGGAGACCCAGATTTCCACTTGTGCTCTGCTGAAGACCATAAATCGTGCTCTTCCTAAAGTGAGATGATGTTCAAAGTCAGAAATACAATGCATAAATTCATAATAAAGTGTTTCATGACTATCAGATTAATTATTTATGTTCTATTATTCAAGATAAGACTATAAAATAGTGTGTCATGACTCATGCATGTGATTACTGTAATAACTCTCTGTGAGTTTGTCAGTACGAGAAACCCCTTTCACTTCACACCCCTTTCTCAGCAGCACTGAGCAGCAGCACCAGTTAAGCCTTTTTTTGCTCACTTTTGCCAAATTCTTCATGCGTATTTATTGTGGTTGATGTGGAGTGGTGTCGGATAATGTGTGGCAGTGGATTGACAACTCGAAAGGTGATGTATGGTGGATTTGGACCAGGCCTGTCTTCCTTGATAGCAGCCAAGCCAACGGCCTTAGCTGTAGCCACCACCTGGCTTGGGCTGTACACACCCCCAGGACTCACCAGACCTCACCAGTAGCCTCcaccaggcagcagcagcagcagcagcagcagcagcagcaatcaACCACCAACGTCCACCAGGCCAAGCCTAGGCCCTGCTGCAGCCCATCCACCAGGCCAGGTCCAGGCCCTGCTGCAGCCCACCAACAGACTGCCAGCCACCATCAAGCCTCCTTCAGGCCAGGTCCAGGCTCCAGCCAGGCTCCACCTCCAGGCCAGGCCCAGGCCTAAAACTCTGCAGCAGCTCATCTAAAGCTACTGTAAGTTGAAACTTTGGCTTGAATCAATCTGACCCAAAATGCCTCCAAAAAAGAGTATGAATCCTAAAGACTCTACAGCCGATGATGAACGCATCACTGTCAGCATGGTTGCAGAAATGTTAGAACAGCAAAGAACTGTTTTCAAAGACATGATGGAACTCCTGGAGAAGAACTTTAAAGGATTGATCACCTGGTATTTATATCTGTTTCAGATGTTGAAGGGGTcttaaacacacatttctgaGTTCATTTACCAAATAATATGCACCATTCACCTCTATCTAACCCTATTTGAGTACCCAATCTTGCTCTCGCGAGAAAAATAGGCAATCTTGAGTCCTCCGGAAGCCTGGGGCAGTGCTGAgcggggggagagggagggggggcagGAGAGGTGCTTTTCACAATCTCCACGCAGCAACACAGCGTCCTTAGAAACAATCATGGCTGACGGAGACCAACAAGCGAACTATGGCATACGACCGTTCATGTTTGAACCCGAACCTGCACCCAATAATGAGAcagaagagaaggaagaagcAGCTGTAGCGATGGAGCAACCACGTTTACAGCAAGATGTGTCGGAGTGGTAAGTTACGTTATTTTTGCGTGGTAACATTACTAGTCTTCATCCTGTGTTACTAACTTTAGATAGGAGTTTTACCCGAGTAACGTAACGGTAGAGTAAATACACTTTTTTATATCCGTAGTGATGAAATTCAGATTGACgtcacatttttatcacagaCTCAAAATTCTGGCCAATAGCCCATGTTTATATTATCAGAATGTGAAGTTAACATCACActattttatcattacatgAGTGGTTAGAAGCAGTGTTTTGATTTTCAGTCATAACAGAAACCTGACAAGGCTTCCTTTAGTCAAATAAATGTCCAATATTTGTTATTTGTACTCCTAAAGTTAACGTTAGCAATATTTCTTTTACTATAAAGAAAGTAGTGTTCGTCATATCTCATTTTTACCCTCTCCTCCCTAAAGGTGCTCATGTCGTAATTGTGCCACAATGCCTACAGAGGTGGAAAACATCTGCTGCATGGAGACCCCGTCGGTAAGTGTAATTCCTATGTAGATTTATTGATTTGCTAGTTCCATTCTCTCAAACTTTCCAATAATTGACATTTTACCTCTTTTCATTACTCAGGTCACAAGAAGAATGTACCAGCTTCAAACCCCCCCCACTTGTATGATAGACCATCCAGGATTTGAGCCAGTCTGTTTGAACCCCTTTGCTCTCCAGAATGCCATGAATATTTATCGGCAGGATAATGGAGAATTAATGGAAAGAGGTTATGAAAAGTAAGCTTCTCCACTACATATTTGTCTCCAAATATTCAAACTCTAAATACCTGATGTAATGATACTGTACATGTCAAAATGCATTGGTTAAATacccttttattattattttaattcattatacCTAGTAAAAGAAAAGTAGTAGATAATGTCACCACAATGAAATAGTCTTAAGCATAAGAAAAATTCCACAGACAGTTACTGATAGTATTATCTTATAATCCCATATTGTCCCATACATTGTTCTATGTTAAAGTACATCTCCTCTAATCTACTAAACACAAAAAATGACACGGATATAaatagaaagaactttattaggataaaatatatacatacacacacacacacacacacacacacacacacacacacagatacacctcaagtgaaaaaaagaaatactttaatgaaaaatatttacaaatttgtgtgttttttcagtcAATGCAGACACCTGGCCTACAGAAGTCTTGTCAGTTGGTGCTGGGGATACTTGGGCAGAAGAATCCGGGTGGTAATACCAGCTTGTGTGGTCTTGTGCATCAGATGGGAATTCCCGGACCCCGGCGGCTAATGCACGGGCTTCAGGTTGCCTCTCGATTGAAGCGGGATGCGTACTTTGCCACGATGTCCTCCTTTGCTGACCTGTCCTCCTTGGATGCGAGTGGCGGTGGATGAAtctcctgcagctctgctctgaagCTGTGTGGGAGCTCAAAGACCTCACTGAAGAGCAAGTCCATCAGCTCATCTACATAGTCTGTtgggaaaaacacaacaacaaatgacaGTAAATCAAAAATGTACATAACTGTTCCAGTTTCGTGGTTGTTCTTGTAGGTGCCACAACCCCCACCTAagttaatatatatttatt
This window encodes:
- the LOC125900322 gene encoding P2X purinoceptor 7-like; translated protein: MADGDQQANYGIRPFMFEPEPAPNNETEEKEEAAVAMEQPRLQQDVSEWCSCRNCATMPTEVENICCMETPSVTRRMYQLQTPPTCMIDHPGFEPVCLNPFALQNAMNIYRQDNGELMERGYENQCRHLAYRSLVSWCWGYLGRRIRVVIPACVVLCIRWEFPDPGG